A genomic segment from Tessaracoccus defluvii encodes:
- the qcrA gene encoding cytochrome bc1 complex Rieske iron-sulfur subunit produces MTYENRPVRDPELGHVVADPGLPEHVERYNEVDEAAGNRAYAAVLAMFAAVPVLAVLFVVIYFAVPRDAYIDFGWLQASAMNVGLGLTAGVAVTLIGVGMVQWARAFMGDHETIDPRHSAGSSPEDHELVAHQFEQGVEQSGIRRRPLLLGAFGGAVGFAVIPAVVLFADMGPHPTAAKRRETIETTIWAEGVRLVNDENWIPLRPENLEIGQLVNAQPENLEELHGTEAHQAKAKSSIIVVRMDPNSIRIPESRKDWHVSGILAYSKICTHVGCPISLWERQTHHLLCPCHQSTFDLGNSGVVVFGPAARALPQLAIRVNDKGYLVAQGDFSVPVGPSYFERDSRNDFQDGDQ; encoded by the coding sequence ATGACATACGAGAACCGTCCGGTCCGCGACCCGGAGCTGGGCCACGTCGTCGCTGACCCGGGTCTGCCGGAGCACGTGGAGCGCTACAACGAAGTCGACGAGGCTGCGGGCAACAGGGCCTACGCCGCGGTGCTGGCGATGTTCGCAGCAGTGCCGGTGCTCGCTGTCCTCTTCGTGGTGATCTACTTCGCCGTCCCCCGTGACGCCTACATCGACTTCGGCTGGCTGCAGGCCAGCGCGATGAACGTCGGCCTCGGCCTCACGGCCGGCGTTGCCGTCACACTGATCGGCGTCGGGATGGTCCAATGGGCACGTGCCTTCATGGGCGACCACGAGACCATCGACCCGCGCCACTCAGCCGGCTCCTCACCCGAGGACCACGAGCTGGTCGCCCACCAGTTCGAGCAGGGCGTCGAGCAGTCGGGCATCCGCCGTCGCCCGCTGCTGCTGGGCGCGTTCGGCGGCGCCGTCGGCTTCGCCGTCATCCCCGCCGTCGTCCTGTTCGCCGACATGGGGCCGCACCCGACGGCGGCGAAGCGGCGCGAGACCATCGAGACGACCATCTGGGCCGAGGGCGTCCGGCTCGTCAACGACGAGAACTGGATTCCCCTGCGCCCCGAGAACCTCGAGATCGGCCAGCTGGTCAACGCCCAGCCGGAGAACCTCGAGGAGCTCCACGGCACCGAGGCGCACCAGGCGAAGGCCAAGTCGTCGATCATCGTCGTGCGCATGGACCCGAACTCCATCCGGATTCCCGAGTCCCGCAAGGACTGGCACGTGTCTGGCATTCTCGCCTACTCGAAGATCTGCACCCATGTGGGCTGCCCAATCTCCCTGTGGGAACGGCAGACGCACCACCTGCTGTGCCCTTGCCACCAGTCGACCTTCGATCTCGGCAACAGCGGCGTGGTCGTCTTCGGGCCCGCGGCGCGTGCGCTTCCGCAGCTCGCGATCCGCGTCAACGACAAGGGCTACCTCGTGGCCCAGGGCGACTTCTCGGTGCCGGTCGGCCCCAGCTACTTCGAGCGCGACTCCCGCAACGACTTCCAGGATGGTGACCAGTGA
- the qcrC gene encoding cytochrome bc1 complex diheme cytochrome c subunit gives MNFLTTLRRRSYARPILLLMALVVLGIGYSVVSPERSSAETDMTQQIEKGKALFDLTCSSCHGLGAEGTQFGPSLIGVGAASVDFQMGTGRMPAARMESQLPSKQVQYSQEQIEAVAAYVATLGPGPAIATPDQVSTDGLTEEEIARGGALFRANCSACHGIVGGGGAMPNGKFAPSLTETSPTHIYGAMRSGPQQMPTFSKDVMPDQSVREIIAYLDEANAQPNHGGLTMGAAGPVSEGFWAFVIGIGGLSIVATWICKKGARAR, from the coding sequence ATGAACTTTCTGACCACTCTGAGGCGCCGGTCCTACGCGCGCCCAATTCTCCTGCTCATGGCACTCGTGGTGCTCGGCATCGGCTACTCCGTCGTGAGTCCCGAGCGCTCGTCGGCCGAGACGGACATGACGCAGCAGATCGAGAAGGGCAAGGCCCTATTCGATCTGACCTGTTCCTCGTGCCATGGCCTCGGCGCGGAGGGCACCCAGTTCGGCCCGTCCCTCATCGGCGTCGGCGCAGCCTCGGTCGACTTCCAGATGGGAACGGGCCGCATGCCCGCCGCCCGCATGGAGTCCCAGCTTCCGTCGAAGCAGGTGCAGTACTCGCAGGAGCAGATCGAGGCGGTCGCCGCCTACGTCGCGACCCTCGGCCCCGGCCCTGCGATCGCGACGCCCGACCAGGTCAGCACCGACGGCCTCACTGAGGAGGAGATCGCCCGTGGCGGCGCCCTCTTCCGGGCCAACTGCTCGGCCTGCCACGGCATCGTCGGCGGCGGCGGAGCCATGCCCAACGGCAAGTTCGCCCCGTCCCTGACGGAGACGAGCCCCACCCACATCTACGGCGCGATGCGTTCCGGCCCGCAGCAGATGCCGACCTTCTCGAAGGACGTCATGCCTGACCAGTCAGTGCGCGAGATCATCGCCTACCTCGACGAGGCCAATGCCCAGCCGAACCATGGCGGCCTCACGATGGGCGCGGCCGGCCCCGTCTCCGAGGGCTTCTGGGCCTTCGTGATCGGCATCGGCGGCCTGTCGATCGTCGCCACCTGGATCTGCAAGAAGGGGGCTCGCGCCCGATGA
- the ctaE gene encoding cytochrome c oxidase subunit 3: protein MATNRETLTAPEQLPTGALHRLPSARLNKPSGRPDTVAVGVIVWLASELMFFGALFAAYFWTRSITNEAAAPGQPTMWDTNSAHLDVTFAAINTAILVLSSVTCQLAANAAEAGRVTNFSLNPLKWGMREGFIITAFLGSVFVAGQVWEYFTLFNEGFVISTNQYWSLFFLATGFHGLHVLGGVVAFWFVLARSYMTRTHTHEQTVGAHVVSYYWHFVDVIWILLFGVLYFLR, encoded by the coding sequence GTGGCCACGAATCGCGAAACTCTGACTGCCCCGGAGCAGCTCCCCACCGGCGCCCTCCATCGGCTGCCGTCCGCCCGACTGAACAAGCCGTCCGGTCGCCCCGACACGGTTGCCGTGGGCGTGATCGTCTGGCTTGCCAGCGAGCTGATGTTCTTCGGCGCCCTGTTCGCCGCGTACTTCTGGACGCGCAGCATCACCAACGAGGCGGCTGCCCCCGGGCAGCCGACGATGTGGGACACGAACAGCGCCCACCTCGACGTGACGTTCGCCGCCATCAACACTGCGATCCTGGTGCTGAGCTCGGTGACCTGCCAGCTGGCGGCGAATGCCGCCGAGGCCGGCCGGGTGACCAACTTCAGCCTGAACCCGCTCAAGTGGGGCATGCGCGAGGGCTTCATCATCACCGCGTTCCTCGGCTCCGTATTCGTCGCCGGACAGGTGTGGGAGTACTTCACCCTCTTCAACGAGGGCTTCGTGATCTCCACGAACCAGTACTGGTCGCTGTTCTTCCTGGCCACCGGCTTCCACGGCCTGCACGTGCTGGGCGGCGTCGTCGCCTTCTGGTTCGTGCTGGCGCGTTCCTACATGACGCGCACCCACACCCATGAGCAGACCGTCGGCGCCCACGTCGTGTCCTACTACTGGCACTTCGTCGACGTCATCTGGATCCTGCTGTTCGGCGTCCTGTACTTCCTGCGCTGA
- a CDS encoding cytochrome c oxidase assembly protein codes for MFTGFIGVLPLHAKPDDDIIPLVGTRYLTAWEFPVLAVLGLLVVGGLYLWGVRTLTKRGDKWPIARTISFVGLGLGSIAVATFSFLGVYDTVLFWAHMIQHMLLNMIAPVFLVAGAPATLALRTLPKRPRGWLLTVLHSWFAKVLLFPPLTTGLMVASPFILYSSGWYELTLRNDFHHDALHLYLVTLGCLFFFPLLGVDPVPIRMPYPIRILLFLLTMPFHAFLGVTIMGSSRLIAEDWYLAFERSWGLSPLEDQSWAGGLMWATGDITMFFAMSAIFIQWIKESNREARRMDRALDLADAREAGRRRLGYDDTSNEPRPQGDRDDPKE; via the coding sequence ATGTTCACGGGGTTCATCGGCGTCCTGCCCCTGCACGCCAAGCCCGACGACGACATCATCCCACTGGTGGGGACGCGTTACCTGACCGCCTGGGAATTTCCGGTTCTCGCGGTGCTCGGGCTGCTGGTCGTCGGCGGGCTCTACCTGTGGGGCGTGCGTACCCTGACGAAGCGCGGCGACAAGTGGCCGATCGCGCGGACCATCTCCTTCGTCGGGCTCGGGCTCGGCTCCATCGCCGTGGCCACCTTCAGCTTCCTCGGCGTCTACGACACCGTCCTGTTCTGGGCCCACATGATCCAGCACATGCTGCTGAACATGATCGCGCCCGTGTTCCTGGTTGCGGGTGCGCCGGCCACGCTGGCGCTGCGCACGCTGCCCAAGCGTCCACGCGGCTGGCTGCTGACCGTGCTGCACTCCTGGTTCGCCAAGGTGCTGCTGTTTCCGCCGCTCACCACCGGGCTGATGGTGGCGAGCCCGTTCATCCTCTACAGCAGCGGCTGGTACGAGCTGACCCTGCGCAACGACTTCCACCACGACGCGCTGCACCTCTACCTGGTGACCCTCGGCTGCCTGTTCTTCTTCCCGCTGCTGGGCGTCGACCCCGTGCCCATCCGCATGCCCTATCCCATCCGCATCCTGCTGTTCCTGCTGACGATGCCCTTCCATGCCTTCCTCGGCGTGACGATCATGGGGTCCAGCCGTCTCATCGCGGAGGACTGGTACCTGGCCTTCGAACGGAGCTGGGGTCTCAGCCCGCTCGAGGACCAGTCCTGGGCCGGGGGGCTCATGTGGGCGACAGGCGACATCACCATGTTCTTCGCGATGAGCGCGATCTTCATCCAGTGGATCAAGGAGTCCAACCGGGAGGCGCGGCGGATGGACCGGGCGCTCGACCTCGCGGATGCCCGGGAGGCCGGGCGCCGCCGACTTGGCTACGATGACACAAGCAACGAACCCCGGCCGCAGGGCGACCGCGACGATCCGAAGGAATGA
- a CDS encoding response regulator transcription factor, giving the protein MSESVKVLVFSDDRTVRESVRLALGRKVASDLPDIEVLEVATQGALLRTLDAGTDYALMIFDGNAQPSGGFGLAHQVKEEYADCPPVLLLVTREADAWLASWSRAEAVAPFPIDPVTLPQQAAFLIRARLAAVAE; this is encoded by the coding sequence ATGAGCGAATCCGTCAAGGTGCTGGTTTTCTCCGACGACCGCACCGTGCGTGAGTCGGTCCGTCTCGCGCTGGGGCGCAAGGTGGCCTCCGACCTGCCCGACATCGAGGTCCTCGAGGTCGCCACGCAGGGGGCGCTGCTGCGCACCCTCGACGCAGGCACCGACTACGCCCTGATGATCTTCGACGGCAACGCCCAGCCCTCCGGCGGCTTCGGGCTGGCGCACCAGGTCAAGGAGGAGTACGCGGACTGCCCGCCCGTGCTGCTGCTCGTGACCCGCGAGGCCGACGCCTGGCTCGCGTCCTGGTCCAGGGCCGAGGCGGTCGCGCCGTTCCCCATCGACCCCGTCACCCTCCCGCAGCAGGCCGCCTTCCTCATCCGCGCCCGACTCGCGGCGGTCGCCGAGTGA
- the trpD gene encoding anthranilate phosphoribosyltransferase — MSDYTWPDILTGLVRSEGLEEGAATWALNEIFAGRASDVQIAALLTALRAKGETEDEIRGMAEAMLSNALPITLDPDAVDIVGTGGDRANTVNISTMAAIVAAAAGARVVKHGSRAASSSSGTADTLEALGVRIDVEPERQAAILDSTGIVFLFAQQYHPAMKNVGGVRKALGIQTTFNFLGPLANPARPRAMALGVANDDIAPVIARVLAVRGTRGMVFRGFDGLDELTTTSPSDVWLIAEGRVHRTVIDPQDLGLNPGAPIDLVGGDAAHNAGVVRDVMAGRPGPVRDIVVLNAAAALLAYRGVSTVQPLLDQLRGPLAAAQAAIDSGHAAATLEAWIAATR, encoded by the coding sequence GTGAGCGACTACACCTGGCCGGACATCCTGACCGGCCTCGTGCGCAGCGAGGGACTCGAAGAGGGGGCGGCCACCTGGGCGCTCAACGAAATCTTCGCCGGCCGCGCCTCCGACGTGCAGATCGCAGCCCTCCTGACGGCGCTGCGCGCCAAGGGGGAGACCGAGGACGAGATCCGTGGCATGGCTGAGGCCATGCTGAGCAACGCGCTGCCGATCACGCTCGACCCGGACGCCGTCGACATCGTCGGCACGGGCGGCGACCGGGCGAACACCGTCAACATCTCGACCATGGCGGCCATCGTCGCCGCCGCCGCCGGTGCCCGGGTCGTCAAGCACGGCTCCCGCGCCGCCTCGTCGAGCTCCGGCACCGCCGACACGCTCGAGGCGCTCGGCGTCCGGATCGACGTGGAGCCGGAGCGGCAGGCCGCCATCCTCGACTCCACCGGGATCGTGTTCCTGTTCGCGCAGCAGTACCACCCGGCGATGAAGAACGTCGGCGGGGTGCGCAAGGCGCTGGGGATCCAGACCACGTTCAACTTCCTCGGCCCGCTGGCGAACCCCGCCCGGCCCCGCGCCATGGCGCTGGGTGTCGCCAACGACGATATCGCCCCGGTGATCGCCCGCGTGCTCGCGGTCCGCGGGACGCGGGGCATGGTGTTCCGCGGCTTCGACGGGCTCGACGAGTTGACGACCACCTCGCCGTCCGACGTCTGGCTGATCGCAGAGGGGCGGGTCCACCGCACGGTCATCGACCCGCAGGACCTCGGCCTGAACCCCGGAGCGCCCATCGACCTCGTGGGTGGTGACGCGGCGCACAACGCCGGCGTCGTCCGCGACGTGATGGCCGGCCGGCCCGGCCCGGTGCGTGACATCGTCGTGCTCAACGCCGCGGCCGCGCTGCTCGCCTACCGTGGGGTGTCGACCGTGCAGCCGCTGCTGGACCAGCTGCGTGGGCCGCTCGCCGCCGCGCAGGCCGCGATCGACTCCGGGCACGCCGCCGCGACACTCGAAGCGTGGATCGCCGCTACCCGCTGA
- a CDS encoding prepilin peptidase, producing MALAISLTVAAVAGLTWWFAVPRVRIDDPEAPDLVALVTPRSFVLVSLAALAAAQVLWIAPAWTWVLLVPYLAFGTPLVAVDWATTWLPRRLQQVAATALVPGAVFLGVTDPGALVWAVVGAAVAFGFFLAAWRLSGQLGFGDVLLAGTVGLVAGQSGPQQLALALLLGSALGVVVGVVHRLRRVRHPELPSYFAYGPTLWLGVPAAYAVAPLLSG from the coding sequence ATGGCGCTGGCGATCTCCCTGACCGTGGCCGCGGTGGCGGGCCTCACCTGGTGGTTCGCGGTGCCCAGGGTCCGGATCGACGATCCCGAGGCCCCCGACCTCGTCGCGTTGGTGACGCCACGATCGTTCGTTCTGGTGTCGCTCGCGGCGCTGGCGGCGGCACAGGTGCTCTGGATCGCGCCGGCATGGACGTGGGTGCTGCTGGTCCCCTACCTCGCGTTCGGGACGCCGCTGGTCGCGGTCGACTGGGCCACCACCTGGCTGCCCCGCAGGCTCCAGCAGGTCGCGGCGACGGCGCTGGTGCCGGGCGCGGTGTTCCTCGGCGTCACGGATCCCGGCGCGCTTGTCTGGGCCGTGGTGGGGGCTGCGGTGGCGTTCGGCTTCTTCCTGGCGGCGTGGAGGCTGTCCGGCCAGCTCGGGTTCGGCGACGTCCTGCTGGCCGGCACCGTCGGGCTGGTCGCCGGCCAGTCGGGTCCCCAGCAGTTGGCGCTGGCGCTACTGCTCGGGAGCGCGTTGGGCGTGGTCGTCGGCGTCGTGCACCGGCTGCGGCGGGTACGGCACCCCGAGCTGCCGTCCTACTTCGCGTATGGGCCGACGCTGTGGCTCGGGGTTCCCGCCGCGTACGCCGTCGCCCCGCTTCTCAGCGGGTAG
- a CDS encoding winged helix-turn-helix domain-containing protein: protein MTRRLSAAQARRIGVAAQGLAGPRPASVGRATLRRTIDRLGVLQLDTVNVFERSHYLPLLARLGPYDRALLDAMLGHDQAGSRTGAYTEWVAHEACIVPVADWPLWGWHRDSSVRDGFRGWAAEKVALVEEVRHEFATRGPMRISDLTHPANVSSGGGWWNRNEAYWAATWLFRRGDLAVVGRRRFERILGIATDVLPAEVHDPLPREEAILELVRRASRAYGVATADDLTDYYRLRRPDGEGAVGRLVAAGELEEVEVAGWDRPGYLAAGARVPRRVTAAALLSPFDPLVWYRPRALRMFGFHYRISIYTPAAKREHGYYVLPVLVDDELVGRVDLKSDRRSGRLLLQHAHVEPGHAGRADELAARVAPLLHEAAAWQGLGEVTPTGVGTWGPALAARL, encoded by the coding sequence ATGACCCGCCGACTCAGCGCTGCCCAGGCGCGCCGCATCGGGGTGGCGGCCCAGGGACTGGCGGGCCCGCGGCCGGCCAGCGTCGGGCGTGCGACCCTCCGCAGGACCATCGACCGGCTGGGCGTGCTGCAGCTCGACACGGTCAACGTGTTCGAACGCAGCCACTACCTTCCCCTGCTGGCCCGGCTCGGGCCCTACGACCGGGCGCTCCTCGACGCGATGCTGGGGCACGACCAGGCGGGGAGCCGGACGGGGGCCTACACCGAATGGGTCGCACACGAGGCGTGCATCGTGCCCGTCGCCGACTGGCCCCTGTGGGGGTGGCACCGCGACAGTTCCGTGCGGGACGGCTTCCGCGGCTGGGCGGCCGAGAAGGTGGCGCTCGTCGAGGAGGTGCGCCACGAGTTCGCGACCCGGGGACCCATGCGGATCTCGGACCTGACCCATCCGGCCAACGTGTCGTCCGGTGGGGGCTGGTGGAACAGGAACGAGGCCTACTGGGCCGCCACCTGGCTGTTCCGCCGCGGTGACCTGGCCGTCGTCGGCCGCCGCCGCTTCGAGCGGATCCTGGGGATCGCTACCGACGTGCTCCCCGCGGAGGTGCACGACCCGCTGCCCCGCGAGGAGGCGATCCTCGAGCTGGTCCGCCGGGCCTCCCGCGCCTACGGCGTGGCCACGGCGGACGACCTGACCGACTACTACCGGCTCCGGCGCCCCGACGGCGAAGGGGCCGTCGGGCGGCTGGTCGCCGCGGGCGAACTGGAGGAGGTCGAGGTGGCCGGCTGGGACCGGCCCGGCTACCTCGCCGCGGGCGCCCGGGTGCCGCGTCGCGTCACCGCTGCAGCGCTGCTGTCCCCTTTCGACCCGCTGGTCTGGTACCGGCCGCGCGCGCTGCGGATGTTCGGCTTCCACTACCGCATCTCGATCTACACGCCCGCCGCCAAGCGGGAGCACGGCTACTACGTGCTGCCCGTGCTGGTGGACGACGAACTGGTCGGCCGCGTCGACCTGAAGAGCGACCGCCGGTCGGGGCGCCTGCTGCTCCAGCACGCGCACGTGGAGCCGGGGCACGCCGGGCGTGCGGACGAACTGGCGGCGCGGGTGGCGCCCTTGCTGCACGAGGCCGCCGCGTGGCAGGGCCTGGGCGAGGTCACCCCGACCGGCGTCGGCACCTGGGGCCCTGCGCTGGCGGCCCGCCTGTAG
- a CDS encoding sunset domain-containing protein, giving the protein MKKSQELKKAAVETASAAAEYSSAALRDGLELASDLIAEAQKQAGPILKDAKVRTATVAARTLDDLEPHIKDALDKVTPAVDAARDKVTDDLLPKLQDALHAAADLPVVQEATKRGTAAVQALAGDLEPKSKKKSKLRSFAKALAIGAVIAGAVAAVRHFLAPKDDGWTAHEPSKAYVNNNDTFSAAAKFAADAEATPAADAEDIDDEVVVSDEEAAEQDEMTSEGAPPPVHEVVSESEHAAEVAAHAKHYGEGAYVGAEPPEGFTIKGNERSMKFHVPGTGGYERTIAEVWFESEAAAEAAGFTKAQR; this is encoded by the coding sequence GTGAAGAAGTCACAAGAGTTGAAGAAGGCCGCCGTGGAGACCGCGTCCGCCGCCGCCGAGTACTCATCCGCCGCACTGAGGGACGGCCTCGAACTCGCTTCTGACTTGATCGCCGAGGCGCAGAAGCAGGCAGGCCCCATCCTCAAGGACGCAAAGGTTCGCACCGCCACTGTCGCCGCGCGCACCCTGGACGACCTGGAACCCCACATCAAGGACGCGCTCGACAAGGTGACGCCGGCGGTCGACGCTGCCCGCGACAAGGTGACCGACGACCTGCTACCCAAGCTGCAGGACGCCCTGCACGCCGCCGCCGACCTGCCGGTCGTCCAGGAGGCCACCAAGCGGGGCACTGCCGCCGTCCAGGCCCTCGCAGGCGACCTCGAGCCGAAATCCAAGAAGAAGAGCAAGCTGCGGTCCTTCGCCAAGGCGCTGGCCATCGGCGCCGTCATCGCGGGCGCGGTCGCCGCCGTGCGACACTTCCTCGCCCCGAAGGATGACGGCTGGACGGCGCACGAGCCGTCGAAGGCGTACGTCAACAACAACGACACGTTCTCCGCCGCCGCGAAGTTCGCCGCCGACGCCGAGGCCACCCCTGCCGCCGACGCAGAGGACATTGACGACGAGGTCGTCGTGTCCGACGAAGAGGCGGCCGAGCAGGATGAGATGACGTCCGAGGGCGCGCCGCCACCCGTGCATGAGGTCGTCTCGGAGTCGGAGCACGCCGCCGAGGTCGCAGCGCACGCGAAGCACTACGGCGAGGGCGCCTACGTCGGCGCCGAGCCGCCGGAGGGCTTCACGATCAAGGGCAACGAGCGCTCCATGAAGTTCCACGTGCCCGGCACGGGGGGCTACGAGCGTACGATCGCCGAGGTCTGGTTCGAGTCGGAGGCCGCCGCCGAGGCCGCCGGCTTCACCAAGGCCCAGCGCTGA
- a CDS encoding peptidylprolyl isomerase encodes MSTATLHTNRGDILIELFQDHAPQTVANFVGLADGTKEYADPTTGEKTTGKFYDGLTFHRVIDGFMIQGGCPRGDGRGGPGYTFADEFHPELSFDRPYLLAMANAGPGTNGSQFFITVGPTPHLNRRHTIFGEVKDPASQAVVDAIATTRTGMMDRPVEPVVINSVTIA; translated from the coding sequence GTGAGCACCGCAACTCTGCACACCAACCGTGGCGACATCCTGATCGAACTCTTCCAGGATCACGCCCCCCAGACGGTGGCCAACTTCGTCGGCCTCGCCGACGGCACCAAGGAATACGCCGACCCCACCACCGGGGAGAAGACGACCGGGAAGTTCTACGACGGTCTTACCTTCCACCGGGTGATCGACGGCTTCATGATCCAGGGCGGCTGCCCCCGCGGCGACGGCCGTGGCGGCCCCGGCTACACCTTCGCGGACGAGTTCCACCCGGAGCTGAGCTTCGACCGCCCGTACCTGCTGGCCATGGCCAACGCAGGGCCCGGCACCAACGGGTCGCAGTTCTTCATCACGGTCGGCCCCACGCCGCACCTGAACCGCCGCCACACGATCTTCGGCGAGGTGAAGGACCCGGCCAGCCAGGCTGTCGTCGACGCGATCGCCACCACCCGCACCGGCATGATGGACCGCCCCGTCGAGCCTGTGGTGATCAACAGCGTCACCATCGCCTGA
- a CDS encoding C40 family peptidase, with protein MNRIRAAIASALAVACLVGGTVTAVADPDAVAKAQAELERIQQESSAIDQEIIEAHERVAQGETKLTNLKADVARQEQQVSDLAAQMGEQAAVALEVNSFSLTAQLLTSSDSDSFLRGLGAMQVETDRSNAAVQQLQLDQAKLTTLREDATATQAQLEKDAAAKEALAVEFDAKEAEAQRVYDRLSEEERQRLAAIEAERIRRAEEQQRQAEARAAAGASRDEGRGTSESPSATAPSEEPPAASGGGSDRAQAAVSAALSKVGSRYVWGTSGPNTFDCSGLTSWAYRQVGISLSRSSRAQWSSAGRKISKSELQPGDLVFYYSPVSHVGLYIGNGKIVDAANPRSGVRVTSLNSMPFTGARRVVG; from the coding sequence GTGAACCGAATCCGCGCCGCTATCGCCAGCGCTCTCGCTGTCGCCTGCCTGGTCGGCGGCACCGTGACCGCCGTGGCCGATCCGGACGCCGTCGCGAAGGCACAGGCCGAGCTGGAGCGCATCCAGCAGGAGTCCTCCGCGATCGATCAGGAGATCATCGAGGCGCACGAGCGCGTCGCCCAGGGGGAGACGAAGCTCACCAACCTGAAGGCCGACGTCGCCAGGCAGGAACAGCAGGTCTCGGATCTCGCCGCCCAGATGGGGGAGCAGGCCGCCGTCGCGCTCGAGGTGAACTCATTCTCGCTCACCGCGCAGCTGCTGACGTCCAGCGACTCGGACAGCTTCCTCCGTGGCCTCGGCGCCATGCAGGTGGAGACCGACCGCTCCAACGCCGCGGTGCAGCAGCTCCAGCTCGACCAGGCCAAGCTGACCACGCTCCGCGAGGACGCGACGGCGACACAGGCACAGCTCGAGAAGGACGCCGCCGCCAAGGAGGCCCTCGCCGTCGAGTTCGATGCCAAGGAGGCGGAGGCGCAGCGCGTCTACGACCGGCTCTCGGAGGAGGAGCGGCAGCGCCTCGCCGCCATTGAGGCGGAGCGGATCCGCCGCGCGGAGGAGCAGCAGCGACAGGCAGAGGCACGCGCGGCGGCCGGCGCCAGCCGGGACGAGGGCCGCGGCACCAGCGAGTCGCCCTCGGCCACCGCACCCTCGGAGGAACCCCCCGCGGCCTCGGGCGGCGGCTCCGATCGCGCCCAGGCCGCCGTGAGCGCGGCCCTCAGTAAGGTCGGCAGCCGCTACGTCTGGGGCACCTCGGGTCCCAACACCTTCGACTGCTCCGGCCTGACGAGCTGGGCCTACCGTCAGGTCGGCATCAGCCTCTCGCGCTCCTCGCGCGCGCAGTGGAGCTCGGCCGGTCGCAAGATCTCCAAGTCGGAGCTGCAGCCCGGCGATCTGGTGTTCTACTACAGCCCGGTGAGTCACGTCGGCCTCTACATCGGCAACGGCAAGATCGTCGACGCAGCCAACCCCCGCTCCGGCGTGCGGGTCACCAGCCTGAACTCGATGCCCTTCACAGGAGCCCGTCGCGTCGTCGGCTGA
- a CDS encoding ethanolamine utilization protein EutH has translation MSINEVIVWILMICMALGGIDRAIGNKFGLGEKFEEGFNAMGPLALSMVGVYALSPVLAKLLGPIVKPIYGLIGADPAMFAGTLLANDMGGWPLAQQLTDDPNAQMLSGLILGAMMGATVVFTIPVALGIIKVDDRTYLAKGVLAGIVTIPFGVVTSGLVAGMPIGFVLINTVPIIVAAALIAVGLWLIPDGMTKGFLWFGKGLVFIISIGLVIGVFETLTEVQIMPAGWELLPVTEGLAIVGSIGMMLLGAFPAVHLIVTFGAKPLAAVGRLIGVNKSAAGGFIATLANNIAMFEIMKDMDKRGKILNAAFAVSAAFVLGDHLGFTAGVAREMIAPMIAGKLVAGILAVVVALLLFARAFPGVSAADEAAAEEPVEAAAAEEA, from the coding sequence ATGAGTATTAACGAAGTCATCGTCTGGATCTTGATGATCTGCATGGCCTTGGGCGGCATCGACCGCGCCATCGGCAACAAGTTCGGGCTCGGCGAGAAGTTCGAGGAGGGCTTCAACGCCATGGGGCCGCTGGCCCTGTCCATGGTCGGCGTCTACGCGCTGTCGCCCGTGCTGGCCAAGCTGCTCGGCCCGATCGTCAAGCCCATCTACGGCCTCATCGGCGCGGACCCCGCGATGTTCGCCGGCACGCTGCTCGCCAACGACATGGGCGGCTGGCCCCTGGCCCAGCAGCTGACCGACGACCCGAACGCGCAGATGCTCTCCGGCCTGATCCTGGGCGCCATGATGGGCGCCACGGTCGTGTTCACCATCCCCGTCGCGCTCGGCATCATCAAGGTCGACGACCGCACCTACCTCGCCAAGGGTGTCCTCGCCGGCATCGTGACCATCCCCTTCGGCGTCGTCACGTCCGGCCTCGTCGCGGGCATGCCGATCGGCTTCGTCCTGATCAACACCGTCCCGATCATCGTGGCAGCCGCGCTCATCGCGGTGGGCCTGTGGCTGATCCCCGACGGCATGACCAAGGGCTTCCTCTGGTTCGGCAAGGGGCTCGTGTTCATCATCTCGATCGGCCTGGTCATCGGCGTCTTCGAGACGCTGACTGAGGTCCAGATCATGCCTGCAGGCTGGGAACTGCTGCCCGTCACCGAGGGCCTCGCGATCGTCGGCTCCATCGGCATGATGCTGCTGGGCGCCTTCCCCGCGGTCCACCTGATCGTCACCTTCGGCGCGAAGCCGCTCGCCGCGGTCGGCCGCCTCATCGGCGTCAACAAGTCCGCCGCCGGTGGCTTCATCGCGACCCTGGCGAACAACATCGCCATGTTCGAGATCATGAAGGACATGGACAAGCGCGGCAAGATCCTCAACGCCGCCTTCGCCGTCAGCGCCGCCTTCGTCCTCGGCGACCACCTCGGCTTCACCGCCGGCGTGGCCCGCGAGATGATCGCGCCGATGATCGCAGGCAAGCTCGTCGCCGGCATCCTCGCCGTCGTCGTGGCGCTGCTCCTGTTCGCCCGCGCCTTCCCCGGCGTGAGCGCCGCCGACGAGGCCGCGGCCGAGGAGCCGGTCGAGGCCGCAGCGGCCGAGGAGGCCTGA